The genomic region TCCGCGTCGATCTTCACGCCGATCCTCGGACGGGTCGGCGACATGGTCGGCAAGGAGCGGATGCTCGTCGTCTCGCTCGCCGCCCTCGCCCTCGGCTGCCTGGTGGCCGCCATCGCGCCGAACATCGGCGTGCTCATCGTCGCCCGGGTCGTGCAGGGCATCGGCGGCGCGGTCTTCCCGCTGTCGTTCGGCATCATCCGCGACGAGTTCCCGGCCGCGCGGGTCGGCGGCGCCGTCGCCGCCATCTCGGCGATCGTCGCCGCCGGCGGTGGCCTCGGCGTCGTGCTCGCCGGCCCGATCGTGGCCGCGCTCGACTACCGCTGGCTGTTCTGGATCCCGCTGGTCGTGGTCGGCCTGACCGCCGTCGCCGCGCACCTGTTCGTGCCCGAGTCGCCGGTACGGACCCCCGGTCGGATCGACTGGCGTGCGACCCTGCTGCTCTCCGGCTGGCTCGTCGCGCTGCTCCTGCCGATCAGCCAGGGCGCGGCCTGGGGCTGGACCTCCACCCGGGTGCTCGGCCTGCTGGCGCTCGCCGTGGTGCTGCTGGTCGGCTGGCTCGTCGCCGAGGTGCGCTCGACCAACCCGCTCATCGACATGCGGATGATGCGCCTGCCCGGCGTCTGGACCACAAACCTGGTCGCCCTGCTCTACGGCGCGTCGATGTTCTCCGTGTACGCGTTCCTTCCCCAGTTCGTGCAGACCCCGACCGCTGCCGGCTACGGCTTCGGCGCCAGCATCAGCCAGGCCGGTCTGCTCATGCTGCCGATGCTCGTCGCGATGTTCGTCGCCGGCCTCGTCGCCGGCCGGCTCCAGGCCGTGTTCAGCGCCAAGGCGCAGCTCGCCACCGGCGCCGCGTTCAACGTGGCCGCCTCCGCGATGCTGGCCGCCGCGCACGACACCCGCTGGGAGGTCGGCATCGCCGGTGGGCTTGTCGGTCTCGGCATCGGCCTGGCGTTCGCGTCGATGGCCAACCTGATCGTCGGCAGCGTGCCCGCCAGCCAGACCGGCGTGGCGACAGGCATGAACGCCAACATCCGTACCATCGGCGGCGCGATCGGCGCGGCAGTGGTCAGCGGCGTGATCACCGCCCACCCGCAGGCCAGCGGCCTGCCCCGGGAAGCCGGCTTCACGATGGGATTTCTCGTCCTCACCGCGATCGCCCTGGCGGCCGCGCTCGCGGCCCTGGCCGTCCCGTCCGCCCGGCGGGCGTCGGCCGGTCGCCGGCCGTCCACCGCGACGATCGTCGAGTCCGAGCTAGCCGGCGAGTTCGCCACCATGCCCGCGACCCGCTGAGGGAACGTGACGCAGCCCGGGCGGTTCGCCGCCCGGGCTGCTCCATGTTCGGGAGTACGCTTGCCGCTCCCCCGTCCACCGCTCGTCGTCTTTCAGGATGCGCCCATGTCCGAGTTGCTGACCGCCGACCGCATCGACGAGATCGGCGCCCTGGGCTTCGACAGCCCGGACCCGGCCCCGCTGGTCGCCGAGCTGGTGGGTGCCGTCGACGAGGGGCGCGTCGCCGACCCTGACGACACCGGGTACGCCCTGCTTGTCGCCGCGGACATCCTCGAGCAGGCGGGCGACCTGGCCGACGCGCTCACGCTGGCCACCCGCGCCATCGCCGAGCAGCCCGACGACAACGCGTACGCCCGAGCGGTGCGCGGTGGTCTGCTGCTTCGCCTCGGTCGCTCGGACGAGGGCATGGCCGAGCTGACCGCCCTGCGCCCGCTGCTGGAGACCGATCCCGCGGCCACGTACCTGGTCGACGAGCTGGCCGAGTCCGACCACAGCGAGACGGCGCTGGAGTGGCTCACCGGCGCGCTGGACGCGATCCTGGAACGGACCCGGACCCAGCAGCACGAGTCCGAGGACGCCCAGGACGAGGCCGCGGCCATGATCTACGGCCTGGCCCAGCGGCGGCACGACCTGCGCGAGGAACTGGGCCTGCCGCACGACGAGTACGACAACCTCGCCGACCGACTGCGCGCCGCCAGCAGCCACGCCCTCGACGCGCTCGACGACGGCCCCGCGACGCTGCTGTACTGGCCGCAGGCCGAGTTCAACGCGTTGCTGATGCGCTGGCCCGCGCTTGTCGACAGCTACCCGAAGACGTGGGACGAGCACCGTACCCAGATCGAACGCGCCCTCGTCGAGGCGTCCGGGCTGGGCGGGGGCGACCTGGGCGTCGTCGCCGCCACCGTCGCGGGCCTGGCGGCCTTCGCCGGCGACAACCCCGTCGACGAGGAAACCCTCGACGAGTACGCCGACAGCCTCGACGAGGTGGGCCTGACGGCCTGGCCGCCCGGCCGCAACGACGCCTGCTGGTGCGGGTCGGGCGCGAAGTACAAGAAGTGCTGCCTGCCGCGCTCGCGAAGCTGACCTCTCCTCCGTGTCGGCCGGCCCGGATGGCGTGGCGCGGCACACGCCCGGAGGTAATGTCCCCTGAGCGTCTATACCTGTGAGTCATAACTATGACTCACAGGTATACCGTCCACTCACGATCGACGTTCTGTGATCGGTCGGCTCGGCGACGGAGGCGATGGAGTGACCGCACAGGAACAGCACGAGACGATCGAGGACAGCCCGGTCGGCTGGGTCGCCACGCACGTTCGGCGTTACGTGGAGACCGACGGGGCCGAGGGCGGCACCTACCACGGCTATCCCGCCCTGCTGCTCACCACCCGGGGACGCCGGTCGGGCACACTCCGCCGTACCGCGTTGATCTACGGCCGCGACGGCGACGACCACCTGGTGGTGGCGTCCAACGGCGGCGCGACCACCCACCCCGCCTGGTACCTGAACCTGAGCGCCGACCCGACGGTGGAGATCCAGGTCGGCGCGGAGAGGTTCGCAGGGTGCGCCCGCACGGCGACCGCCGAGGAGCGGGCCCGGCTGTGGCAGCTGATGACGACTGTCTTCCCGACGTACGCCCGCTACCAGAAGGACACCGACCGCGAAATTCCGGTCGTCGTCATCGAACGCGTATCCGGGGAAGATCCCACGATCGATTGATCTGCGTAAGTGCCGTGGAAGGCTATGGTGACCGCAGGTAAGCACCCACTCCGACAAGGAGAACCGCCGTGCGCCGCATCACCACCACCATCGCACTGCTCGGGCTGTCCCTGGTCGTGCTGCTGACGCCGTCGCCGGCGAGCGCGGCGAGCACAGTCGAGGTCACGTCCGCGACCCTGGTCGCGAAAGGCGTCGCCGTGGACGTCACCCTCACCGTGACCTGCCAATCCGGCCTCTCCGGCACCACCGAGTTGACCCTGCGCCAGCGCTCGGGCGACCGCGTGGCCTACGGGACCGGCTGGGCGCCCCTGTCCTGTTCGGGCGAGCCGCAGACCGTGACGGGGCGGGTGTACACGGAGGCGGGCGGGTTCGCCTTCAACAAGGGAGTGGCGCTGGCCAACGGATCCTTCGAGTTGTGCGAGCAGGAATACTGCGACTTCCTGCAGTTCAGCGACACAGTCCGCGTCACCCGCTGAACCGGTCGGACGCCTTCCCCTCGCTGGTCAGCACCGAGGCATCCGGGTTCCAGCACGTGCGACAACACCACCTCATGGGCCGAACGCGGATACGCGTACCGCCTGGCCAGTTGCTCCCGCTTGACCCCGCGCCGCACGTCGGCTGTCACGGTTGGGCAGCTCCGATGTCGACAGTGGGACCGCGGGTCGCAAGGTGATGTCGGCCGTCGCGGGTGGTTGGAAAGTCGTGCTGCCACCACCCGTGGTCAGTTTCCCAGTGCGCGGACCTTGGCGATCGTCTCCTGGACGTGCTGCTTGGCCGGTTCGCCGCCCTGGGACGCCTGCGCGAGCGCCTGGCGGTACGCGTCGATCATGCCGACCAGTGGACCGGCGGCGACGCCCTCAAGCGCACCGGCAACAAGTGATCGCGCCTCGGCCGCGTCCTGTGCTGCCGCTGCGGTCTTGGCCTTCGCCTCGTCGAGCTTCTGCGACGCCGCCGCCAACCTCGCGATGATCTGTGCTGCGCTCACGCGCACCCTCCCCCTGATCGACCATCACCTCCGCCGCCGCACCGGCGAAGACCACAAGGGAGCGTACGAGATCCCTGCACCCAGCGCGACCGCTCGCTAGCTCCCGCGTGATGGCAGAGGTTCCTGCGCCTCACCGCGAAGATCACTTGACGCTGAGCAGTCAGGGCAGGGCCAACACACCTACTCGACATCAAGTGATCGTGAAGCCCGCACGAAATTCCGTGGCGCGGAGCCGCAAAGAAGATCGACTGACAGGGGTCCCGGTAGGAGTCGCTACCCGAACCCGGGGTGGTGAGCGGTCAGCGGGCGGCGACGAACATAGCTACGCCACCAACCTCAGCGCTCGGCCACGTAGACGCCGACGCCAGGCACGCCGACGACGAGTCCTTCCGCCTTCAACGTGAGCATCGCGTTGCGCACGACAATCGCAGAGACGCCGTGAATCTGGCAAAGCTGGGAGGTCGACGGCAGCTTGTCGCCGGGCGACAGCTCGCCCGAGGCGATCTGCTTGCGGATGTGTTCGGCAAGCTCAACCCACTTGGGGCTTGGTGGCATGGCAGTACTCCCTGGTCAGCACCGCCATTCGACCACTCATCACCTTGTTATCGCAAGTGATAGCTTGACTGCGATAGCTTGTTATCCTAGGCTCCGAACTGACCGGCTCCCTGGTCAGCACCCGAGGAGTTGGTTTCTTCCCACCGCAGGAAGCGCTCGGTCGGTCGGTCCCCCCGCCCGGCCGGGCGTGCCGCGGCGTGCCCGCACGCTGCCCCCACCGCCCCCACCGCCGAGCGGCACATGCCGCCACCAGCAGCGCCCAGCCCCGCAAGGAGACCGACCGGACGGGAGCACCCGATGCCCGATCGACCCGACGACCAGCCCACCGACCCACCAGCCCGACGTCCACCAGATGAGCGCCCATCAGCCCAGCGCCTCGTGTCCGCACAGGACGTCGAGGACGCCGACGACACTCTCTTCGCCCATCCCCCGCGCGTCGTCCGCAGGTGGGTCTGTGAATGCGGCGCGGACTACCCCTGCACCGACGTGCTCTTCGCCCGTCTGGTCAAAGCCACCGCCGAGGCCGACAAGTGAGCGCCACCGCCGAATGCGACAAGCAGGCGCACCAGGGCAACACGGTGGATGACCTACGCGGCGCCTGGTTGGCCACGATCGCCGCCGCCGACCGGGCCGGCGCGCACCTGCACGGCTCGGGGTCACCCGGGCGGCGGCTGCCCTGGCAGGACGCGGTCACCGAGTGTTGGCGGGCGCTCAGCCTGGTCTACGCCGGCCTGGCCGCCGATCGGGCCTCGGCGGCGACCGCGACAGCGGGTGAGCTGCTCGCCGGCCTGCGGGCGGCTCGGGTCGACGCTGACCGTGCCGCCGCGCTGGCCGCCCGTACCCGATGGCGGTTGGGGGCGGCCGAGGACCGGCTGCGACGTACCCACAGTGTGGCGGACGTGGTCGCGGCCCGGCGCTTCGCGGCGGCCATCACCCGGTTGGACCTTGTCGTTGTGCGACTCGCGGTCGGCGCGTGCCGCATCGACCGCTCGGTGGCGGCGCTTACCGGCGAAGCGGTGACGCCCACGCCCGATGCGACCAGGAGCACGGCTACCGCCGGGGAGATCGCCCGCGGCTGTCGGGTGGCGAGCGCGCTCGCGACGAGGAGACGTCGACGAAAGATCAGGGAGTCGCGATGGTGAGCGATCCGCACGCCGCGCTGCGCGGTCTGCTGGCGGGGCGGTTGCGTGGCCACGAGCGGCGGCTGCGGCGGTTCAGCGAGGCGGACTGGCTGCGGTACGCGGACCTGCTCGCCGGGGCGCTGCTGGTGGCGGTGCGGCGGCGGTTCGTCGCCGGGCAGGACCGGGCGCCGGTGATCCGGTTCGTGGCGTCCGCGCGGGAACGCTACGACGTCACCGGGTGCGACGTGGAGCCGGCGCTGGCCGAGGCGTTGGTGTGGGCGGCGCTCGGTGAACGCCCACCGGTGCCCGACGACGCGCCGGCGATCGTCGCCCGGACGGTGCTGCTGCTCGGGCTCCTGGAGGACGAGGGCTGCACCGACCGGGAACGGGACGACGTCCTCGCGGCGGCAGCGCAGGCCGCCGACAACGCGGCGCACGGCGACGAGCGGGAGGCGCACTAGAACCCGGACCACAATTTTCCGACGGCTCTGGCACGCTGACGATCGTCACCGTAGCGACGACCGCTCGTGACGGATCGACGTCCCGGCACCGGCGGGGGCGGGGAGAAGGGACGACGGGTGGAAGCGCTCAGCCGCACCCAACGGTCGCTGGATCATGATCAGGTGCAGGGCTTCGTCGACGCGTCCTTCGGCGCGGATCGCCGGGTGGTGGACTGCGGGCCGATCCCGGGGGGCGGCTTCGCGACGGTGTGGCGGGTGGCGCTCGACGACGGGCGCGATGTCGTGCTGAAGGTGCCGCCACCGCCCGACGCATCGCTGCTGCGCTACGAGCGGGGCCTCGGCGGGGCGGAGGCCCGATACTTCCGCCTCGTGGCCGCGCGCGCGCCGCAGGTGCCCGTGCCGCCGCTGCTGCACTACGGCAATGATCAGCAGCACGGCGAGTGGCTGTTCAGCGGCCTGCTGCCCGGGCGGTCGCTGAAGGAGTGGTCGGACTCCGAGCAGCACCTCGACGACGGCCCGGCCCGACACGACTTCGGCGCGGCGATCGCCGTGCTGCACACGGTGAGCGGCGACCACTACGGGTACGACGGCGGCCGGGCGAGCGGCGCGACGTGGCGCGCGGCCTTCTCCGCCATGCTCGGCGACCTGCTCGCCGACGCGGCGGACTGGGGGGTGCGGCTGCCCACCTCGCCGGCGCGGATCCGGGAGCTGCCCGACCGGTACGCCTGGGTTCTGGACCAGGTGCGCCGGCCGTCGCTGCTGCACTTCGACGGTTGGGACGGCAACGTGCTTGCCGAACCCGGCCCCGGTGGCGTTCTGCGCCTGCGCGGGATCGTCGACGGTGAGCGGTACCTGTTCGGCGATCCGCTGATGGATCTCGTGTCGCCCCTGATCTACCGGCGGGTGGAGGACGACGAGGACCATCCCTTCCTGCGGGGCTACCGCGCCGCGGCGGCCGAGCCGCTGGTCTTCGACGAGGCCACGCTGCGGCGGCTCAGCCTCTACCGTCTGCACCTGTATCTGTTGATGACTGTCGAGATGCCCAGCCGTGGAATCACGCGGGAGACCCGTCCGGACCGGTTCGAGCGGCTGGCCGACCTGCTGGATCATGAGCTGACCGAGCTGCGGCGCGCGAGTCCGTCGGCCATTGCAGACGGTACCGACTGACGTCCTCGGAGGCGGCCACCCCGGCCTTCATGAACATCGTCAGCACGGCGTCGCGCGCCCGCCGTTCGCGGGCGCCGGTCGGGAACTTCAGGCTGCCGGTGCGGCGGGCCAGCCCGGCGACCGTCTCCACCCGCGACTCACGGAGTTGTTGAAAACGCACGAAGGCCTCGTTGAGGTCGTCGGCGCCGGCGAGGCAGCCGGCCAGGACCATTGCGTCTTCGAGCGCCATCGAGCTGCTCTGCCCGTCGTGCGGCGGCATCGCGTGCGCCGCGTCGCCGACCAGGCACATCCGGCCGCGACTCCACCGCGGCGGAGGGTCGAGGTCGTAGACCGGCCACCTGATGACCGGGCCGGTGCTGGCGTCGATGACGGCGGGGATCGGTGAGTGGTCTGAACCGTGCAGGTCGACGAGCCGCTGCCGCCACCGGTCCATCGGATCGGCCCGCGGGCCCGCCACGACATCCCCGTCCCCGCTGAGCATGCTCTGGAACCAGACCACCTCGCCGTCCGGTAGTACCTGATAGCCGAAGAACGCGTTGGCGCCGAACGTCAGGCGCAGCACCGGCTCCGGTGCGATCCCGTCGACTCGCGGGGCCGAGCCGCCGCCGTCGATGACGCCCGTGAACCGCGCCGACGGATGGTCGGGGAACATCGTCCGACGGGTGTGCGAGTGCACCCCGTCCGCACCGATCACCACCTCACCGCTGTGACTCGATCCGTCGGCGAGGGTGGCGACGACCCGGTCGTGCCCGTCGTCGCGCAGCCCGACGACCCGCTCACCCTCGACGATACGGACGCCGGCGCGACGGGCCGCCTCGCGCAGCACCTCGCCGAGCCGGTCCCGCCGGATCAGCGTGCTCACCTGGTTGTTGCTGCCGATCTCTCGTCCCCGGTGGTCGTGGAAGGAGATGCGGTCGGTGGGCGTGCCGGCGGCGTCGACAACGGCGAGGAGACCCAGGTCGCGCAGCACTGTGCGGCCGTTGTCGGCAAGGCTCAGGTGCGACCCGAGTGGTCGCTCGCGCGCCGGCCGGGACTCCAGAACCGTCACGCGCCACCCGATCCGGCGCAGGAAGAGACCGACGGCCGTGCCGGCGATTCCCGCGCCGACGACCACGGCGTGCGCCGGACTGATCATGTCGGGCCGGCCGTCGCTGGTGGCCCGAAAGGACATGTCGTACCCATTTGCTCCCCCGTGTGGCGGGCGCTGTGGACACGTCCGCCGCACCGACCGTAATCACGGCGGCGACAGTGGTCAAGGCAGCAAGATCCATCAATGTGAGGCTTGACACAGGCATTGACGGCCGGAATGCTGTGGGAGTCCTGCTAACCGAGGCGGGGCCACGTGTCGGGGGGATCGGTTCTTCTACTGCATTCGCCTGCGCGCGGCTCCATGGCCAGCACTTGAGGTTTCTCCGCCACCGAATGCTCCGAATAGGACGGCCATCACCCGTGTTCGCCGCAGGATGCCGCAATGCATCCGACGTAGGGCGTGGACAATTGCCGTACCAGCTCGGTCGATCGCTGGTCGGGATGCCGCACAGTGATTCCAACCGTCATCCGACGGTGGCGCGTCATGCACCCCTAAGCACGGCGTAGGGCCACGGCCTCACTTCCGACAACCGCATTTATTCGGGAGGTGTCGTGATGAAGAACAACTCGGCCGGCTGACACACACCAATTATCTTTCGTCCCGATGAGCGTGTGTCGCTTCGCGGCACACGCTCATCGGCAGCGCAGCCGTTCCCGCTCGGGAAGGAACAGGTGTGACCCCGGAGACGACCCACCCGATGACCCTCGGCCAACTGTCGGTCTGGCGGGACATCGAAAGAATGCATCCGGAGAAGTGGTGGGAGGGCAACCTCTGCTTTTCCTGGTCGTTGCCGGAAAATGTGACAGCCGCGGACGTCTGGCGTGCGGTCGGGGCGCTCGGCATGCGGCACGCCTCGCTGCGCACGACGTTCGACGTCGAGGACCCGGCAGATCCGCGGCAGCGCGTCGCGGTGGGATCCCCCGCCGACGTGGTCGCGGCGGTACGACAGCCCGACGGCGAGACGGGGATGTCCCGGATCGAGACCGAGGAGATCAAGCGCCCGTTCACGCTCACCACCGACCTGCCGTGGCGGGTGTGGCTGACCGAGGGCGACGGCCGACCCCGCGACCTGCTTGTCGTCATCCACCACATGGCCGCCGACGGCGCGGGCATCAACACCATGGAGCGGGACTTCTACGCGCTGCTGGCCGGAGAGGCCCTGCCACCGGCGCCGCAGCCCGCCGAACTCGCGACGCGGCAACGCTCCGGCGACATGGACGCGCGGCTGCTCGCCGCCGAGTCGTACTGGCGCAAGCTGCTGTCGGGAGCACCCCGGCGGACCCCTCCCGCACCGGGACCGGTGCTCCGGGCGACGATGCACACAGGCATCCCCGAGCCCATCCTCCGCCAGGCGGCGCGCGGCATCGGCGTCACAGTCGCGGGGGTGCTCCTGACCGCGTACTGCCGGGCGATCATCGCGACGGGCACCAGCAGCACGCCGGTTCTGCTCTATCCGATGTCGTCCAACCGCTTCGACCCGGCTGTCACCTCGCTCGTCACCTCCATGAACCAGTGGGTCCCGCTGCTGGCCGCACCGGCCCCGGACGACTCGTTCGCGCACACCGCGCGCGCCCTGTACGTCCGGAACATGCGGGCCCTCAAGCACGGGGTCTACGACCCCGACTCGGTGGCGCGGATTCGCGAGGACGCCGAACGGGAGGGCGGCCCGCTCGACCCGGGATACCACTTCACGTTCCTCCTGCCCCCGATGGTGGTGCGGCCACCGGAGACGATCCAGGAATCGCGGATCGAGTGGCACGTGCCGATCCGGTCGACCGGGCCCGGCTTCTACCTGATGGCCAACGCCGACACCACCGTCCGGTTGACCGTCCGGGTGATCCGCGAGGGCTACCGCCGCGAGGAACTCGACGCTCTGCTCGCCGCCATGCGCGACGACCTGCTGGACCTCGTCCGCGCGAACGCGGAGGCCACCGAATGACCACGACCGCGCCGCCCACCACCGTCCCGGTCACGCCGAGCCTGTGGCGTCACCGGGACTTCATGACGCTGTGGACCGGGCAGACCCTCAGCGAGACCGGTTCCGCGGTGTCCACCCTCGCGGTTCCGCTCATCGCGGTGTCCGTGCTGAACGCGTCGACGTTCTCGGTCAGCCTGCTCCAGGCCGCCGGGATGGCGGCGTACCTGCTCGTGGCGCTGCCGGCCGGGGTCATCGTCGACCGGATGCGCAAGCGGCGACTGATGGTGTTCTGCAACCTGCTGCGGGCCGTCGCGATGGGCACCATCCCGCTGGCGTTCTTCGCCGGTGAACTCACCATGGCGCAGTTGTGGCTGGTGGCGGCCCTGTGCAGCGTCTGTTCCGTCTTCTTCGAGGTGGCCTACCAGTGCTACCTGCCGGCGGTGGTGCGCTCCGACCAGCTGCTGGACGCGAACGGCAAACTCAGCACCACGTACTCGGTGGCCCAGGTCGCCGGCATCGGGCTCGGCGGAGGTCTGGTCGCGGTCTTCGGCGCGGCGCGGACGGTCCTCATCGACGCCGCCTCGTTCGCGGTCAGCGCCGTCTCGCTGCTCCTGATCCGGCGCAAGGAGCCGGAGGTCGCCGCGCCGGAGGGCCCCCGGCCACGGCTGCGGGAGGAGATCTCGGCCGGCCTGGCGTTCGCCTTCCGGCATCCGGTGCTACGGAAGATCGTCGCGGCCAGCGGCACCCTGAACGTGTTCAGCCAGGTCATCTACGCCCTCTCGGTCATCTACCTCGTCCGGGTCCTCAAGCTGACGCCGGCCGAGGTGGCCGTGCAACTGGCTCTGGGCACGGCCGGCGGCATCGCCGGCGGGCTCGCCTCGGGCCGGCTGGCTCGACGGATCGGCACCGCCCGCATCATCTGGGTCTCCCTGCTCGGGCTCGGTTGGACGATGCTGCTGGTGCCGCTGGCCGAGCCCGGCTGGCGGGTCGCGTTCTACACCGTCGGGATGACAGGCTTCGCCGCGCTCTGCGCGATCTACAACGCGGCCCAGATCAGCTACCGGCAGCAGATGTGCCCGCCGGAACTGCTCGGCCGCCTCACCGCCGGGGTCCGCTGGATCGTGTGGGGGGCTCTGCCGATCGGCGCGGTCCTCGGTGGCGCGCTGGGCACCTGGCTCGGCGTCCGCGAAACCCTGGTGATCGCCGCCCTCGGCGTCTGGGCCTCCGGACTGTGGGTCTACTTCTCCCCGCTGCGCAGGATGCGAAACTTCACACCCGAGCCGGCCACCCAGCCCTAGGAGCGAGTCGTCGACGAGGCGCACGGACGTCAGCGCGTCGAGCCGGCCAGCGCCGCCCACGTCCGCGCCACCCCGGTCCGCAGGTCGGTGACGGGACGCCAGCCCAGCACCGCCGACGCGCGCGTGACGTCGAGCCAGATGTCCCGCCGGTCGAAGGCCCGCCGGTCGGCGTACCGGATGGTCAGCGGCCTGTCGACGGTCGCCGTCACCACCTCCAGCAGCTCGGCGAGGGAGGTGGGACGGCCCGCGCCGACGTTGAGCACGACGCCGTCGAGCGCCTCCCGGGCGTCGGGGTCCAGGTGCCGGTCCCACACCGCCAGCAGGGCGGCCACGACGTCGTCGATGTAGACGTAGTCGCGGCGGGTGACCGGGTCGCCGAACACCTGCAACGGCCGGTGCGCGGCCGCCGCCTCCAGCCAGTGGGACACCACACCGAGCCCACCCTCGGCGCGCTGGCCGGGCCCGTACACGTTGGACGGCCGCAGCACGACCGGCCGGAGGTGGTCCGCGGCCTCGCGCAGGGCCTGCTCCTGGGCCAGCTTCGCCCGGCCGTAGACGCTGTCGGGGCCGAGTGGGCGGGTCTCGTCCACAGGCGGGGGCACGTCCGGGCGGTACGCCGTCCCACCGGACCCGAGCAGGACGACTGTGGGCCGACGGGCGCCCAGCTTGCACGCCTCCAGCGCGGCGGCGAGGGCACGCTGGTCCAGCTCGACGAGTTCGGGTCGGCTCGCGGCCCTCTTCGGCGTGACCGTGCCGGCGGTCCAGAAGACCAGATCCGCCCGCCTGATCGCGTCGACGTAGCGGTGCTCCTCGGCGGCGTTGCGGGGTCGGGTCAGCCGCTGCGGAGGCCGGCGGCGGCGTTCGAGCGCACGGCACAGACTGGCCCCGATGAACCCGTCCGACCCGACGACCACGGTGACCGGGGCAGCTACCGCACTCACCCCGGCACCTCGGTCCGCGCGGCGTGGGCCGCCAGCTCGGCGGCGTAGTCGGCGGTCCCCTCGCGGGCGGCAAGCAGGTTGCGGTGCAGGGTCTCCAGCAGGTCGAGGGAGTAACC from Micromonospora lupini harbors:
- a CDS encoding NAD-dependent epimerase/dehydratase family protein, yielding MSAVAAPVTVVVGSDGFIGASLCRALERRRRPPQRLTRPRNAAEEHRYVDAIRRADLVFWTAGTVTPKRAASRPELVELDQRALAAALEACKLGARRPTVVLLGSGGTAYRPDVPPPVDETRPLGPDSVYGRAKLAQEQALREAADHLRPVVLRPSNVYGPGQRAEGGLGVVSHWLEAAAAHRPLQVFGDPVTRRDYVYIDDVVAALLAVWDRHLDPDAREALDGVVLNVGAGRPTSLAELLEVVTATVDRPLTIRYADRRAFDRRDIWLDVTRASAVLGWRPVTDLRTGVARTWAALAGSTR